A genomic region of Halopelagius longus contains the following coding sequences:
- a CDS encoding SLC13 family permease — protein MLVVFALILLALVLFATEWFPIDVTAILVMVLLMVLEPWTQISPQEGISGFANPATITVLAMLILSTGINRTGIVQLIGRKMAAFAGTSRTKQLAATVGVTGPVSGFINNTPVVAILVPVISDLAHEGKTSPSKLLMPLSFASMLGGTLTLIGTSTNILASDIAAQLGAESPELGLSAFGMFEFTKLGVVVFAVGALYLMTVGVRLIPERIPADEDLVEEYALQAYLADVVVPANSSFTGQTVEEAFGDDELDIDALQLVRYGERFDEPLARKEIHENDTLRLRTNRDTLERIIDAEGLTFAGGPQSEDDLHSEDEDPVLVEVVVPSGSFLVGETLSSSTFRQRYDANVLAFRSRGEVVRDRFEDIRIRVGDTLLVQAPSDSLSRLVQNEDFIVAHEFDETTYRTEKIPFAVAIIAGVVALPALNVLPIVVSALAGVVAMVFTGVLEPTELYSSVEWNVIFLLAGVIPLGIALQQTGAAALLGSAVASTATFLPAIGVLWVFYLATGLLTSVISNNASVVLMIPVAANAAQSIGANAFAFVLAVTFAASTAFMTPVGYQTNLFVYGPGGYTFSDFLRVGAPLQFLLSVVTVLGIAFFWGLGA, from the coding sequence ATGCTCGTCGTCTTCGCGCTCATCCTTCTGGCGCTCGTTCTGTTCGCCACCGAGTGGTTTCCTATCGACGTCACGGCCATCCTCGTGATGGTCCTCTTGATGGTCCTCGAACCGTGGACGCAGATATCGCCTCAAGAGGGCATCTCCGGGTTCGCCAACCCGGCCACGATAACCGTGCTCGCGATGCTCATCCTGAGCACCGGGATCAACCGGACCGGCATCGTCCAGTTGATCGGCCGGAAGATGGCCGCGTTCGCCGGGACCAGCCGGACCAAGCAGCTCGCCGCCACCGTCGGCGTCACCGGCCCCGTCTCGGGGTTCATCAACAACACGCCCGTCGTCGCCATCCTCGTGCCGGTCATCTCCGACCTCGCACACGAGGGGAAGACGTCGCCGTCGAAGCTGCTCATGCCGCTTTCGTTCGCGTCGATGCTCGGCGGGACGCTGACGCTCATCGGCACCTCGACGAACATCCTCGCGAGCGACATCGCGGCGCAGCTCGGCGCGGAGTCGCCCGAGCTCGGTCTCTCGGCGTTCGGGATGTTCGAGTTCACGAAGCTCGGCGTCGTCGTCTTCGCCGTCGGCGCACTCTACCTCATGACGGTCGGCGTCCGGCTGATTCCCGAGCGGATTCCGGCCGACGAGGACTTAGTCGAGGAGTACGCCCTGCAGGCGTACCTCGCGGACGTTGTCGTCCCCGCGAACTCGTCGTTCACCGGCCAGACCGTCGAGGAGGCGTTCGGCGACGACGAACTCGACATCGACGCCCTCCAGTTGGTCCGCTACGGGGAGCGCTTCGACGAACCGCTCGCCCGCAAGGAGATTCACGAGAACGACACGCTCCGCCTCAGAACGAACCGGGACACGCTCGAACGCATCATCGACGCGGAGGGTCTCACGTTCGCGGGCGGGCCGCAGAGCGAAGACGACCTGCACTCCGAGGACGAGGACCCCGTCCTCGTGGAAGTCGTCGTCCCGTCGGGGTCGTTCCTCGTCGGCGAGACGCTCTCCAGTTCGACCTTCCGGCAACGGTACGACGCGAACGTCCTCGCCTTCCGCTCCCGCGGCGAAGTCGTCCGCGACCGGTTCGAGGACATCCGCATCCGGGTCGGCGACACGCTGTTGGTGCAGGCCCCGTCGGACAGCCTCTCCCGTCTCGTCCAGAACGAGGACTTCATCGTCGCCCACGAGTTCGACGAGACGACGTACCGGACGGAGAAGATTCCGTTCGCAGTCGCCATCATCGCCGGCGTCGTCGCGCTTCCGGCGTTGAACGTCCTCCCGATAGTCGTCTCGGCGCTCGCGGGGGTGGTCGCGATGGTGTTCACCGGCGTCTTGGAACCGACCGAACTGTACTCCTCCGTCGAGTGGAACGTCATCTTCCTGCTCGCGGGCGTCATCCCCCTCGGCATCGCCCTCCAGCAGACGGGGGCCGCCGCGCTTCTCGGCAGCGCCGTCGCCTCGACGGCGACGTTCCTGCCGGCAATCGGGGTCCTCTGGGTGTTCTACCTCGCGACGGGCCTGCTGACGAGCGTTATCAGCAACAACGCCAGCGTCGTGCTGATGATTCCCGTCGCCGCCAACGCCGCCCAGTCCATCGGCGCGAACGCCTTCGCGTTCGTCCTCGCGGTGACGTTCGCCGCCTCGACGGCGTTCATGACGCCCGTCGGCTACCAGACGAACCTCTTCGTCTACGGCCCCGGCGGCTACACGTTCTCGGACTTCCTCCGCGTCGGCGCGCCGTTACAGTTTCTCCTGTCGGTCGTCACGGTGCTCGGCATCGCGTTCTTCTGGGGTCTCGGCGCGTAG
- a CDS encoding SDR family oxidoreductase, which translates to MSDLLDGRTSVVTGAASGIGRAIALSFAEHGADVVVADIREEPREGGAPTHERIAEETDASAVYVDCDVSERTQLEEAVEAAEEFGGIDVMVNNAGFALGTPFLEVTEEEYDRLMDVNLKGAFFGAQVAAERMVENGGGTIINISSVEGLQGAGGTTPYSTSKGGVRLLTYSLADELGGEGIRVNAIHPGLIRTTLTEQSGLVGGDAEEALLRQIPQGRVGEPEDVAGGAVFLASDLSDYANGESLVLDGGLTSTL; encoded by the coding sequence GTGAGCGATCTTCTAGACGGACGAACGAGCGTCGTAACGGGTGCCGCGAGCGGTATCGGCCGCGCCATCGCGCTTTCGTTCGCAGAGCACGGTGCGGACGTCGTCGTCGCGGACATCCGCGAGGAACCGCGCGAGGGGGGAGCGCCGACCCACGAACGCATCGCGGAGGAGACGGACGCGTCGGCCGTCTACGTCGACTGCGACGTGAGCGAGCGTACCCAACTCGAGGAGGCCGTCGAGGCCGCCGAGGAGTTCGGCGGTATCGACGTGATGGTCAACAACGCCGGGTTCGCCTTGGGGACGCCGTTCCTCGAGGTGACCGAGGAAGAGTACGACCGGTTGATGGACGTCAACCTCAAGGGCGCGTTCTTCGGGGCGCAGGTGGCGGCCGAGCGGATGGTAGAGAACGGCGGCGGCACCATCATCAACATCTCCAGCGTCGAGGGACTGCAGGGGGCCGGCGGCACCACACCGTACAGCACCTCCAAGGGAGGGGTTCGGCTCCTGACGTACTCGCTGGCCGACGAACTCGGCGGCGAGGGGATTCGCGTGAACGCCATCCACCCCGGACTCATCCGAACGACCCTCACCGAGCAGTCCGGACTCGTCGGCGGAGACGCCGAAGAGGCGCTCCTTCGGCAGATTCCGCAGGGGCGCGTCGGCGAACCCGAAGACGTGGCCGGCGGCGCGGTGTTCCTCGCGAGCGACCTCTCCGACTACGCCAACGGGGAGTCGCTCGTCCTCGACGGCGGCCTCACGAGTACGCTCTGA
- a CDS encoding MBL fold metallo-hydrolase codes for MDIRFLGGAREVGRSAILVNDRLLLDYGILTGNPPQFPVDAPDPEAVVVSHGHLDHVGSIPSLLSGDRRPPIHWTPPTRELALTLARDTLKLHGGSYNCPFTEAEVKRVTQVSETHGYRETFEAAGHEVTFFDAGHIPGSAHVLVDDGETRLFYTADFHTDDQRLVSASTARPDADAVICESTYSDVDHDPRRRIEEQFVESVETTVWDGGTVVVPAFAIGRTQEMLLVCEANDIDCYVDGMGKRITRMLRQHPEYVRDPEALRRAKSNARFVTGRDGQRKRIAAQNTVIVTTSGMLSGGPAMTYVPAIRSSPTNKVALTGYQVEGTPGRELLESGRAELDGRVMPVSAQVEWYDFSAHADREGLLSLLDSYRDSRVLVNHGDRCAAFAEELRADGFDAAAPDIGDAVTV; via the coding sequence ATGGACATTCGGTTTCTGGGCGGCGCGCGCGAGGTTGGGCGGAGCGCCATCCTCGTCAACGACCGTCTCCTCCTCGATTACGGGATACTCACCGGGAATCCGCCGCAGTTTCCGGTGGACGCGCCCGACCCGGAGGCCGTCGTCGTCAGTCACGGCCACCTCGACCACGTCGGGTCGATTCCCTCGCTCCTGTCGGGCGACCGGCGGCCGCCGATACACTGGACGCCGCCGACGCGCGAACTGGCGCTGACGCTCGCCCGCGACACGCTCAAACTTCACGGCGGGAGTTACAACTGCCCGTTCACGGAGGCGGAGGTAAAGCGCGTCACGCAGGTGTCGGAGACGCACGGCTACCGCGAGACGTTCGAGGCGGCGGGCCACGAGGTGACCTTCTTCGACGCCGGCCACATCCCCGGAAGCGCCCACGTCCTCGTGGACGACGGCGAGACGCGCCTGTTCTACACCGCCGACTTCCACACCGACGACCAGCGGTTGGTGTCGGCCTCAACCGCGCGCCCCGACGCCGACGCGGTCATCTGCGAGAGCACCTATTCGGACGTGGACCACGACCCGCGCCGACGAATCGAGGAGCAGTTCGTCGAGAGCGTCGAGACGACGGTGTGGGACGGCGGCACCGTCGTCGTGCCCGCGTTCGCCATCGGTCGGACCCAGGAGATGCTTCTGGTCTGCGAGGCCAACGACATCGACTGCTACGTCGACGGCATGGGCAAGCGAATCACGCGGATGCTCCGCCAACACCCCGAGTACGTCAGGGACCCCGAAGCGCTCCGTCGCGCGAAGTCGAACGCTCGCTTCGTCACCGGCCGGGACGGACAGCGGAAACGCATCGCCGCGCAGAACACGGTCATCGTGACGACCAGCGGGATGCTCTCGGGCGGACCGGCGATGACCTACGTGCCGGCGATACGGTCGAGTCCGACGAACAAAGTCGCACTCACGGGGTATCAGGTCGAGGGGACGCCCGGGCGCGAACTGCTGGAGTCGGGGCGGGCGGAACTCGACGGGCGCGTGATGCCCGTCAGCGCGCAGGTGGAGTGGTACGACTTCTCGGCGCACGCAGACCGAGAGGGCCTGTTGAGCCTGCTCGACTCCTACCGCGACAGTCGCGTCCTCGTCAACCACGGCGACCGCTGTGCGGCGTTCGCCGAGGAACTAAGAGCGGACGGGTTCGACGCTGCCGCGCCGGACATCGGCGACGCCGTCACGGTGTAG
- a CDS encoding HalOD1 output domain-containing protein yields MSSHSPSGGRSSDEDSGRYFSRDDPVCLRVVEAVAAFRGVDPLELEPLAERIDADALNALFSPVGDGTIDGGSVTFRYGGARVTVTSRGDIDVVEAERAGRRE; encoded by the coding sequence ATGTCGTCACACTCACCATCCGGCGGGCGGTCGTCCGACGAAGATTCGGGCCGGTACTTCTCGCGGGACGACCCGGTCTGCCTCCGCGTCGTGGAAGCCGTCGCGGCGTTCCGCGGCGTGGACCCCCTCGAACTGGAACCGTTGGCCGAACGCATCGACGCCGACGCGTTGAACGCCCTGTTCTCGCCCGTCGGCGACGGGACCATCGACGGCGGGAGCGTCACCTTCCGCTACGGCGGCGCGCGGGTCACGGTCACCAGTCGCGGAGACATCGACGTCGTCGAAGCGGAACGCGCCGGTCGGCGCGAGTAG
- a CDS encoding Cdc6/Cdc18 family protein: MNIEDRILQRKRRGERRRLLVDESALSPVWHPESPVGRGATIERLLDRLDPVFDGETPEDVYVHGPSGCGKSAVVTALFRHLSRHLSSPTNTIQTTTRSGSESGTTFAYVDVRTATSEFEFYHRLLDESTDESVPRRGLSTDELRGRIRKSLRTQSLVVALDHVDEVDPSLLEWLARERDEWSRDVSVVAVGRASPGGAPEAVSDAPTVEVPRYHRAEVTDILTSRTTAGLARDAVTHDQIRTLATWAEGDAHDSLAALLGTVDAALDDGATVVEEDHLRAGMDSVPRPCVSLGRVLALAENRQEVLRYLLELDESERSSVQKTADALASRSSLSASTIRRYLYELAEQDVVARVQADESNGAGRPPSRVEPRFPTRAFERLTAVETRTAN; encoded by the coding sequence ATGAACATCGAAGACCGAATCCTCCAGCGGAAACGTCGGGGGGAACGACGGCGATTACTCGTCGACGAGAGCGCGTTGAGTCCCGTGTGGCACCCGGAGAGCCCGGTGGGACGCGGGGCGACCATCGAGCGACTGCTGGACCGACTCGACCCCGTCTTCGACGGGGAGACGCCCGAGGACGTGTACGTCCACGGCCCCTCGGGGTGCGGGAAGTCCGCCGTCGTGACGGCGCTGTTCCGCCACCTCTCTCGACATCTCTCCTCGCCGACGAACACCATCCAGACGACGACGCGAAGCGGAAGCGAATCCGGCACCACGTTCGCGTACGTGGACGTCCGGACGGCGACCAGCGAGTTCGAGTTCTACCACCGACTGCTCGACGAATCGACCGACGAGTCCGTCCCCCGGCGGGGACTCTCCACCGACGAACTGCGCGGGCGGATTCGGAAGTCCCTCCGAACGCAGTCGCTCGTCGTCGCACTCGACCACGTAGACGAGGTGGACCCCTCGCTTCTGGAGTGGTTGGCGCGCGAACGCGACGAGTGGTCCCGCGACGTGTCGGTGGTGGCCGTCGGGCGGGCGAGTCCCGGGGGCGCGCCGGAGGCGGTGTCCGACGCACCGACGGTCGAAGTGCCGCGCTACCACCGCGCGGAGGTGACGGACATCCTCACCAGTCGGACCACCGCGGGGTTGGCGCGCGACGCGGTGACGCACGACCAGATTCGCACGCTGGCGACGTGGGCGGAGGGCGACGCCCACGACTCCCTCGCGGCGCTTCTCGGCACCGTCGACGCCGCGTTAGACGACGGGGCCACCGTCGTCGAGGAGGACCACCTCCGGGCGGGGATGGACTCGGTGCCCCGGCCCTGCGTCTCCCTCGGGCGCGTCCTCGCCCTCGCGGAGAACAGACAGGAGGTGCTGCGCTACCTGCTGGAACTCGACGAGTCCGAGCGCTCCTCGGTGCAGAAGACGGCGGACGCACTCGCCTCCCGGTCGTCGCTGTCGGCGAGCACCATCCGGCGCTACCTGTACGAACTCGCGGAACAGGACGTGGTCGCGCGCGTCCAAGCCGACGAGTCGAACGGGGCGGGACGGCCCCCGAGCAGGGTCGAACCGCGCTTCCCCACGCGTGCGTTCGAGCGTCTGACGGCCGTCGAGACGCGGACGGCGAACTAA